CGAACCAGATGCGCCCGGAGACACCGCACCTGCTGTTCTCGGTGACAAAGTCGTTCACGGGCGTGCTCGCGGCGCAGCTCGCGCACGAGGGCAAGATCGATCCCGACGCGCTGGTCACGAAGTACGTGCCCGAGCTCGCTGGCAGCGCCTGGGGAGACATGAAGGTCCGAGACGTGATGGACATGACCGGCGCGGTGCGCTACCGCGAGGTGTACACGGACCCGAGCACCGAGGTCTTCCCCTACCTGTACGCAAGCACGCTGCTTCCGGCGCCGGACGGCTACACGGGCCCACGCACGATCTACGATTTCCTGAAGACCTTGAAGAAGGAAGGCGAACACGGCGAAGGCTTCGTCTACCGCACGGTCCACTCCGAAGTGCTCGGCTGGATCGTCTCACGCGTGACGGGCAAACACTTCGCCGACGTGCTGAGCGAGCGTCTCTGGAGCCGTCTGGGCATGGAGGAGGACGCCTATGTGATGGTCGATCCGGTGGGCACGCCGCTGCAGGGTGCAGGGCTCAATGCCACGGCGCGCGACCTGGCGCGCTTCGGCGAGATGCTGCGCAGCGGAGGCAGGTACAACGGCCAGCAAGTCATCGATCGCGCAGTGATCGACGACCTGCGCCGCGGCGGCGACCGCGAGAAGTTCAAGGCCTCGGGCATGACCTTCCGGTCCGGCTACAGCTATCACAACCAGTGGTGGGTGCTGCACAACGCCGACGGTGCGTTCGAGGCCTCCGGTGTGCACAACCAATTCATCCACGTGAACCCAGGCGCCGAGATGGTCGTCGTCAAACTCTCGTCGCACCCGGTGGCCGGCGCGGGATTTACGCATCCGCTGACACTGAAGGCCTTTGCTGCGCTGGCTCAGGCCGTGCGGCAGCAGCACTGAGCGTTTGTGTGCGCGCGGGGCCTTGATTTGCCATGACTATGACCGACAGCGCCGCGGGTGGCGCTCCAGGGGACTACGCCCGCCGGATAGCACTGATCCAGCACATGCCACCGTGTCCGAAATGCGCAGGGAGACATGTTCATTTGATCGATTGGCTGCGGTCTCCCGCCGAGTGGTGGTGCGACGCGTGCAAATTCGAATGGGCCTACGAACCTGCGCTGCAAGAGCGTCAGCTGGTCGAGGGTCCCCCATACGCCAACAGCGGGCGGATAGTTGAATTTGCACGGTAGGCAGGGCCATTGCCAATGACGCGAGCCCTCCAGGAACAAGCAATGCACAAGAAGACATTTTCAACAGAAGATTCCATGCCGTCGAACCGACCGCCCGCCCTCGATGTCTCGCGCCGCGCGTTGCTTGCTGCGGCCGCAGGTGCCGTTGCCGTGCCTGGTACTGCACTCGCGCAGGGCAAGCCGGACGCTGCGGCCCTGCAGGCCAAAACCGACATCCTCATCGGCCAGAGCGCGCCGTTGACCGGGCCGTTGGCGCCCCTCTTGAAGGCGTGGCTGGCGGGGGGGCAGGTGGCCATCGACGAGGTGAACCGCCGCGGCGGTATCAACTGACGCAAGGTCAAGCTGCTGCTGGTCGACGACGCCTTCGACCCCAAGCGTGCACTCGAAAACGCCAAGTCCCTCGTCGATGAAAAAGGGGTCGCCGCCCTGTTCGGTTTCGTCGGCACCGCGGCAGCGGGGGCGGTGCTGCCCTACGTCGCAGAAAAGCGGGTGCCGCTCATCGCGGTCCTCTCGGGCAGCCCCGCCTTGCGCACCCAGCACCACCCGTACTTCTTCACCACCACGGCCAGCTACGCCGATGAAGTGGCGCGAATGGTGCGCAACCTCAAGGCCGTTGGGTCCACTGACATCGCCATCGTCTACCAGAACGCCGAGTTCAACCGCCCGACGCTGGCCGTGGCGGAAAAAGTAATCCGCGAGGAAGGCGCGAAAGTCACGGCGAGCAGGCCGCTCGAGGCCAACGGCGCCGACGCTGTGGCGGTGGCGCAAGGCCTGGCGGCCCTGCGCCCGCATGCGGTGATCATGATCGCGTCCGGGCCGTCCGCGACGACCTACGTCAAGGCCCACCGCGCCCACCTCGGCGTGCCGATCTACACGTCTTCGGTGTCGATCGGCTCCTCGGGGCTGAAGGCGCTCGGCGACGACGCCCGCGGTCTGGCGATCTCGCAGGTCATACCCTATCCCTGGCGCGCGACCACGCCGCTGGCCCGCGACTTCAACCTCGAGATGGAAAAGCTGGGCAAGCCGGTCGACTACGACCATTTCGCCGGTTACATCAACGCCAGGGTGCTCATCGCCGGCTTGCGGGCGGCCGGCAAGCAGATCACGCCGGTCAGCCTCAAAGAAGGGATGGAGAAGCTGAGCAAGCTCGACGTGGGCGGCCACACCTTCAGCTACAGCCCGGACAACCACCATGGCACGAACTTTGTCGAGATCACGGTGGTCGGCCCGAACGGAAATTTCATCCGATAGGCGGCCCAACGGGCGATGTTCGCGGGCGCGTTTGGTGCGGTCAATCTGCACTCCGCCGACCGGACGGCTCGCTACCTTTTCCGAGTGCTGGGTTCGAGCATCACCGGTGCGGTGGGAATGGCCTCCTGCGGGGGCGGCTTCGTGGCATCCCAGAGGGTTTCCGCATCGAACGCAGAAAATTTGCTGGTCTCAGTTGCACCTCTGAAGCCCTGTCCGGGAGCCGCCGCATTGCGCCGCTGGGTGGTGACTGCGCCGGCGTAGTACAAGCATGCCAGGTCTCGCTCGAGACGCAATCTCGGCAACGCTGTCCTGCGCTCCAATTCGTCCAGGTCTGCAGGGTGCGCCGACAGTTCGCACAGGATCAGGAGCTGCGAATCGCGCAGCAATCGCAAAGGCACCCGTGGCACTCTGCGGTAGTAGATGGTGAGCTGCCGGTACTTCGCCGGGATGACGTTCCGTCCGGTGTGCTGCGCGTAAGTCCACGCCAGCTCCGCCGGGGTGGTTTGCACGAAATTCTCCGGCAGGGCATGCGCGGCGGCCGGGCGCCGATTCCAGTCTGCTTCCCACAGCGTCTCAGGATGCACCTTCGGGAAGAACGCCGCCTTGCCCTGATTGAGGTCGATCACTGCGAGCAGGCGCCCTTGGAGATTGACGTGATAGACACCGCCGCGCATCCGGTCGATGTTCCCGGCGATCACCGCGCCCAGCACAAACTGAGCACGACGCTGCCCCAGCCAGGTCTCAAACTGCAGCAGTGCTCCTTCTATGCTGGCCGGTGACAGCGGATTGAACCGCCAGTGCGGCTCGAAGTCGGGTGCCAGCGGCGTCGCGAATGCAATCGGGCGATCGACTTCGGCAAGGTCCAGGCGCAGTGCTTTTTCGGTTGGAACGCCTGGGGCCACACGCAGGTTGCCATCCGGCAGTGCGCGCACATTGGCACCATTGATCCACCAGGCGTCGGCCTCGGTGAAAGAGCAGATGTTCCAGTCTGGCTTTGCGTCACGTGGTACCAGGCAAGCCTCGAGCATCTTTCGATCAAGAGGACTGAAGCCAAACATGCCGAGACCGAAGACCGGCTGTTCGTGGTGGCCCGGGGCCCCGAGTTGTGATTGGCTCAAAGTACTGCGGCGTCCGGTTGCCTGAGGCTCCACCCTTGTCACTACCGAAGAAACAACAGGCGCTACCGCAACTTCATGGGCTCGGTGCGCTGAAAGGGATCGCGAGGCGTTGTTGAATGCTGGTGAGCGTCCGCGCTGCGTATGGCCCGCAACTGTTCGAGGTCGGCGCGTACCTCCGCCTCCCAATCTCGTCTCGCGGAGGGGTCTGTGATTCGCACCGGGCCTTCGATGACTTCGAGTCCTTGCGATCGAACAGGCGCGGGAGTTACGGCAGGCACGGGTTCGGTGGGTGAGGCTGTCCAACTACCAGGATGCGGCATGTCCGGACAGCCGGACTCATCCGTCAATTCGAATCGCCAAGAGATCCCTGTCAACCAGTTCGTCGACAGCGGGTCAAAAATTCTGGCGCGCTTCAGCAGACTTCGCTGCAGTGGAATGGCGTAGTGAAGAAGACGCGGCTCCCAGTGCTTGACGACGAGCCGAAGGTGTGTGCCCGTTGCACCCGTGCGTGAAGTGCTGGTGAGCACCTCTGCAACGACCCATTTCGAAGGAATACCGTGCCGAATGAGGGTGTCGCGCAAGACGACCTTCAAGAGTTCTCGGCGGACGTTGGTGCGTGAGGATGTGCCGGTTTGGTTGCCAACCGGAAGAGGAACTGCGAGCTGCGAGTGGTCGAACTGCGGCGTCGATTGGCGTGTCCCCAACCGGAAAATCTTGGCAATCCACTTCATCGACTTCTCCCTGCCTGACCTCCTCCCAATGCGCGGGCCTTACAAGGCTCTTGGCGCGCATCGTCCATTGCAGCAGCTAGTCGCTCGACTCTGAAATGCTTTCTTGCTTTTCCTCAGGTGGATTTCATGCCCCGTGAGGATGCCTAGCGACCGGGAATCCCGCGTGTGAACGAAGTTCTTTGGTTCGATCAGCTCTCGCGTCTCAGACGAGCACCTAAAAAGCGCACTTTGATGGTAGCGGCGACCGTCAATTTCGCGTGTAGTCCAGACGAGTTACGTCGATAGGTTTACGGGCAGATGGGCCCAACGGAAAACTCAGCCCAGGCGCACGTGCGGCGCTGTCGATCGGACACCTTGGATCTCTGGCACGCCGTGCCGGGCCAATAAGGTCGCGAGCTGCGCCTTGTCCGAAATCTGCAATTTGCTGTACACGCGCTGAAGAAGCACACGCACGGTCGCTGGCGAGATCTGCAATTGTTTTGCCGTCTCTTTGGACGTCAGGCCTTGGCCAAAGGCCCTTGCGGCCAGTGCTTCCCGCGGGCTCAGAAGGCGCAAGGGATTCAGCCGGCTGGCAGACAGAAACATCGATGAGTCAATCTGCTTCGCGCTGACACTGATGGCGCGGCCCTGGAAGGTTTCGGGGCCCCGTCGGGCGAAGTGAGCGTACAAGGCATCCGGCAGGCTGTGACCCTTCCAGCCTGGCCATTCATGCTGCAGCAAGCTGATGAAATCGTCGCTCGCATAGGCGAGTTGGCCATCGCCGCAGGCAATCGCGCTGGCCGGAGTGACTTCCGTGCCGGTGCTGATGCCGGCATTTCGCAGCCCGTTCAGCCGATTGTGTTCGAGCGCTTCGATCAGGTGAGGCATCAATAGCTGGAAGCGTCTGCGCTCGTGTTCGGAGAACTGGTTCTCCGGCTTCGCCCTGAACAAGGATATGGTGTTCCAATGACTGGGCGAGCCAGCCTGCGTCATGGCGCCGAGGCCATTGACGTGGTGATAGCGCCGTGTGTACTCCCGCACGGGAGCCAACGCCGGATCCGCCAGGAACGTCGGCGAATGAATCATGAATGCGCGGCCCGGATTGGCAACCAACAGGGCCTTGAATGGATCCTGGTTGCTCACCGCCTCCCAATCCCCTACGAGCTTCTCCGGCTCGTTCTGGAGGTGCACGAACTGCGTCACCGCCGTCCTGCCGCCGAACTCCACTGTCGCCCATCGGCAGGAGTCGAACGAAACGGCCGATCGCAAAATGCCGAGTACGAAGTCCAGGAAGGAACCAACTGGCTGTTCACGCGCTGCACGGTATATCTGTAAGATCAAACTGCATCCCTTCCCGTAGCGGCGCTCATTATGGCTGAGCTCACTGCTGTAGACAGGGTGGACGCGATTCGAACTCGCGTGCATTGAGGCACCCGGCACGCCTCGTCACACGGAACTGCGCCGCGCTGGGCAGTGACCCGAAAGGGCCTACAGGAGCAGGCGTTCGCGCTGCTGGCTAGACTGCTCCAATGAAGATCGATTTTGTCTCCGATGTCGCGTGCCCCTGGTGCGCGGTGGGCTTGAATTCGCTGGAGCGCGCGCTGGGGAACCTCGGCGAGGCCGTCGACGTCGAGTTGTATTTCCGACCCTTCGAGCTCAACCCGCAGATGGGGCCGGAAGGGGAAGATGCCGCCGAGCATCTCTCACGCAAGTACGGTTTGATGCCGGAGCAGTTGGCGCGCAATCGCGCGGTGATCCGTCAGCGCGGCGCCGAGGTGGGCTTCGAGTTCGGCGATCGCACCCGTGTGTGGAATACCTTCGATGCGCACCGGCTGCTGCATTGGGCGGGGCTCGAAGGCCGGCAGCGCGATCTGAAACACGCGCTGCTGCGCGCTTACCACGGCCGAGGCGAGAACCCCGGTGCGCAAGACGTGCTGGTGAAGGCAGCGAGCGAAGCTGGCCTGGATGCCGATCGCGCGCGCGACGTGCTCGAGTCCGGGCGCTACGCAGACGAGGTGCGCGCCGAGGAGCGCCACTGGCAGCAGCTCGGCATCCACTCCGTGCCTTCGGTCATCGTCAACGACCGCCACCTGATCCAGGGCGGCCAGCCGCCCGAGGTGTTCGAGCAGGCATTGCGCCAGCTCGCGGGCCTGAGCGCCTGAGCGCCTGAGGTCCAAGCGCGAAGTTCAGTAGTCGGCGCGCATCAGGCGCCTGGCCCGGGCGCTGAGGTGCTCGGGCAGCATCTCATTGATCTCGCTGCGGGTTGCCGGAGCGAACGCAGCACGGAAGAAGGCTTCGAATGACGCGAAGACTTGCTCGATGAAGCGCGAGAAGCCGTTGGCGACGAGTGCGGTCATGGTTCTGTTCCTTTCCTGGTGAGATTGCCTGTGTTCTTGAGCAAATGTTAGGGTTACCACTGATATTTGGCTACTTTTGTTTTGTGATGACTACTATTCACCATGAATATGGTTCGGCGGGGTCAACCAGCAGGATGCGACTGCTAGCCAGGTCCTAGCCTCGGTAGGCCCCGACAGTCGTTGCGTGGTCAAGCCAAGGCGCTTGGCAAGCACCGTGAAGGCGCCCGGCGCCAGTGTCGGCTGATCTTTACTTTGCTCCCGCGGCTTCCAGCAGGCGCACCATCTCCTGGTACCCCCGCGCCCGGGCGAGCTGCAGCGGCGTCTGTCCGTTCCGGTCCGCCAGATTCCGGTTGGCACCCGCCTCGATCAGCGCCTTCAGCGTGTCGCGGTGGCGCGGGCCGCCATCCCCCAGCACGATGGATTCGATCAAGGCCGTCCAGTGCAGGTTGTTGACGTGGTCCAGCGGGGCGCCAGCCGCGATCAGCTGGCGCACGACGCCCGCGTGGCCGAGGTGCGCCGCGGCAATGAGGGCCGTGCCGTCGTAGCGGCTCGTGATCTGCTTCGCACTGGCACCCAGCGACAGTAGCAGCCGAAGTGTCTCCTCGTCATTCGCCACGGCCGCGATCGTCACGGCGTCGTAGCGGTCGCCCTCCAGCAGGTTCAGGTTGGCGCCCGCCTCGGCGAGTGCGCGGATGACTTCGCGCTGCCGCGCGAAGGTCGCGACGTGCAGAGGGGTGCGCCCGTGCCCGTCCCGGGCATCCAGCCCCCGGGGGTCCGCTGCAGCCAGGCGCCGCACGGCAGCGGCGTCACCTCGCCATGCCGCGGCATGCAGGCCGGCGTACGCGGCAGCCTCCATCGGCGCAGGGGCGACCTGCGCGACGATCGCAAACGGCGGTCCGAAGCCCGCTGCGTCGGCCGCGATCCTGACGCCAGCGAGCGGGTTGACCAGCTCCAGCGACAGGGTCCGCTCATTGCGCGCAGATTGCGCCTGGACCGAAGCGGCCGCCAGTGCCAAGGCGGAGACCATCAGGGTGAGTTGACGCGCCATCCGTGGCATTCTGTCGCATCCACCATCAAGCGCGCCTTTCGCGGCAGCGACTTGGGCGATTGTCACCGGCGCCGCATCGCCGCGCGCTGCCGCGCCAGGCTCAAGGCCGCGCCGTCCGACGCGCCGCCGTAGTGGGCGGCAAGCGCGGCGACCGTGGGAAAGCGGAAAACGTCCAGTGCGTCGGCCGCAATCCCGCAGCGTTCACCGAGCCGCCGGCTCAACTGGATGGCTTTGAGCGAGGTGCCGCCCAGGTCGAAGAAATTGCCGCTGCGGGGCACATCAGCGAGTGACAGCACCTCGCGCATGGCTGCAACGATGTCGGATTCGAGCGTCGCGGTGTCCACGGACGAGTCCGCTTTTGCCGTCGGGGCGCTGGTTTCGCGTGCCTCGACAGCAGCGGCAAGCGTGTCAGCCCCAGAGGCTCGTATCAGCGTGGCCGGCACGCCCAGCGCGGTGGCGCCGGCCGGCACATCGCAGTGCACCAGCGTGTTGGCGCCAATGGTGGCCCCGGCGCCAATGCGCAAGTCGGGCAGGATGCTGGCGTTCGAGCCCACATACACGCCGTCTTCCAGCACCACGCGTGCGTTGATGACCGCATTGGGCGCCACCACGCAGCCCTGGCCCACCTGGGAACCATGGCCAACCACGGCGCCCACCAGCACCACGCTCGACCGCCCCACCGAGGCGGCAGCGCCAATGATCGCGTGCTCGTAGACGCTGACTTCACCGGCAAGTTGGGCGCCGATCAAGTCAACGCCTGGGTGCACCAACGAAGCGAAGGGAATGCGGAAACCCGCGATGCGCTCGCGTGCGCGGGCGCGGCCGGAGGTGGTGCGGGTGACGAGGTTCGCCACTTCGTCGAGCGCCGGATCGGCCTCGCGCAGCAGCTCGAACGAGCCTGCCACCGACAAGTCCATGCGGGTGCTGCCATGCTTGCCGGCGTCGTCGTCGAGCAGCACGATGCGACGCCAGCGCTCGGTGGCGCGGTTGACCTGCAAGGCCAGGCGCATGCCCTCGCCGTTGCCCACACCGCACAGGAAGAGCGTCCTCACCTGGCAGCACCCAGGTTCAGGCGTTGCCAGGTGGGCTCGACCGGTACCGCTTCGGCTTGCGGCCGCACACGTTCGGCGGCGCCGGTCATCCAGTCGGTGCATTTGAGGCAACGCGCCGGGAGTTCGGCGAACTTTCGCTCCAGGTGCAGATCGCGATACCTGCCGAGTTGCGCCCACAGGTTCGAGAGGCTGTCGTGCCAGGCGTTGCCGGCGCCTTCTTCGCACTCGGTGTCGCCGGGGCAGCGCGGCACCCGGCCGTCCCAGAACACATGCATCATGGTCACGGCCCACGGGCAGGGAATGCGCTCGTCGTTCGAGATGCCCAAGCCGGTTTCGAACTGGCCGCCCCAGCTGAGCTGGCGGCGCACCTTCACTACAGCGTTGCGCGCCAACCAGTAGGCTTTGTATTCACCGACCTCGTGGGCGTTGTCATCCATGGTGATGAACTGCACCTGGATGGCCAGCTTCGAGCCGGTCTCGTCGCGCCGCGCCAGCAGGCGTTCGACGTTGCCATAAACGACATCGCGGTCGGCCTTCACGCGGTACTTCTCGAAGGACGCCTTGGAGAAACCATCGACGCCGAAGACGATGAGGTGCGCGCCTGAATGGAGGATCGCCTCGTCGAGGCCGGGGGCAAGCAACATGCCGTTGGTATTGATGTTCATCGACTTCAAGCCCACCGACCGGCCGTAGTCGAGGCATTTCAGCAGCAGCTCCGGCTCCAACAAGGGCTCGCCGCAGAACGAGAACCAGCATTCGGTCCTGGGTGAGATGGCTGCGATCTCGTCGGCACACTTCTGCCACAGCGCGAAGGGCATCGTGCCCTTGGGCCGCTTCATCGAGGGGTGGTGGCACATCGAACAGGCCAGGTTGCATTCGGCGCAAAGCTCGACGGCGAATTTCCTTGGGAAGGCAAACTTGCCCAGGGTGGCGGCAATGCTTTCGAGTTCGGTGGAGGCCATGGTGCATCTCCTGAGAGGTGGAACGCGACGCCCTGTGCGGGTGGGATTCCAATCCACACCCAGCGTCACGCAGCCTAATCAACCCAGTGATCCAGTGGGGTCATGGAACGCCAGCTTCGACCGAATGTTTGATCTCTGTCAGGGGTTCTTCGCCAGCGTCCGAACTGCAGAAGCCAGCAGTGGCCCTGGCTCATGCGTGGTGGCTTACGCCGGCACCGCGCGCCGACGAAACACCAGCCGCTCGGGCTGCGAGGCCTGGGCATCGTAGGCATAGCCGTCGAGGTCGAAGCCTTCGAGCCTGTCCGGCGACACGATGCGGCGCTGGATCGCGTAGCGCGCCATCAGGCCGCGCGCACGCTTGGCGAAGAAGCTGATGACTTTGTAGCGGCCGCCCTTCCAGTCCTCGAACACGCAGTCGATGACGCGCGCCTTCAGCGCCTTGCGATCCACCACCTTGAAATACTCCTGCGAGGCCAGGTTCACCAGCACCGGATCCTTGCCCTTGGCCTGCATCCTGTTCAGGTGTTCGGCGACGGTCGTGCCCCAGTAGGCGTAGAGGTTGGGGCCGCGGTCGTTGGCGAGTGCTGTGCCCATCTCCAGCCGGTACGGCTGCAGCCGGTCCAGCGGGCGCAGCACGCCATACAGGCCCGACAGGATGGCCAGGTGCTGCTGCGCCCAGTCGAGCTCGGCCGGCTTGAGGTTCCTGGCCTGCAAGCCGTCGTAAACATCGCCATCGAAGGCCAGCACCGCGGGCTTGCTGTTGCGCGTTGTCGCGCGCCGCGACCAGCTGGCGTAGCGATCGACGTTGAGTTGGGCCAGCTTGTCCGACAGGTCCATCAGTTCCGCGATTTCGGCCGGCGACTTCTGTTTCAGCACGCCAATCAGCTCGGATGAGCGGGCGCTGAATTGCGGCGTGGTGGCGCGCTCCAGGATGGCGGGATCGACCGCGGTTTCGTAGTCGAGCGACTTGGCAGGAGAGATCACGTAGAGCATGTTGGCGCGAATGATGCCGCATCCACGCCGCATGTCTCCACGCCAGCGTGCGCAACGCGCAACGGCGAGAATCACCGCCATGTCTTCCGGTGTGCTCCAAGCGGCCCTCGCGTATGCGATGTGGGGCCTGTTCCCGCTGTACTTCCAGCTTGTTTCGGACGTGGCACCGCTGGAGATCGTGCTCCATCGCTCGCTGTGGTCGCTGGCCTTCGTGCTCGTGCTGCTGGCGGTGCTGGGGCGCTGGGCCTGGCTGCGCGACATCGCGCGCCGCCCCAGGACGCTGGCCACGTTTGCACTGAGCGCGCTGCTGCTGTCGGCCAACTGGCTGATTTATGTATGGGCAGTCAACAACGGCCGTGTCGTCGATTCGAGCCTGGGCTACTTCATCACGCCGCTGGTCAACGTGCTGCTCGGCTACTTCGTGCTGCACGAGCGGCCGCGCCGCGCGCAGTGGTACGCGCTCGCCATCGCGGCCGCTGGCGTGCTGTGGCTGACGTTCTTCGCCGGCTCATTGCCGTGGGTCGGGCTGGTGCTTGCGGCGAGCTTCGGGATCTACGGTCTGATTCGCAAGACCGCGCCGCTCGGTGCGCTCGAAGGCCTGGCGCTCGAGACGCTGCTGCTCGCACCGCTGGCCGCCGGCCTGCTTGCCTGGCAGACCTTGCATGCCGGCAGTGCCCTGAGCGGCGGCGACCCGGCGTTGTTCGGCCTGCTGGTGCTGGGCGGGCCGCTGACCGCGCTGCCGCTGCTGCTGTTTGCCGCCGGCGCGCGGCGCATCCCGTTGACGACGCTCGGCGTGCTGCAGTACATCGGGCCGACCATCCAGTTCACGCTCGGCGTGTGGCTGTTCCACGAGCCCTTCGCCGGTCCGCGGCTGGTGGGATTCGTGTTGATCTGGCTGGCGCTGGTGGTCTACACCGCGGAAGGCTGGCTGTCGATGCGACGGCAAGCCGCGGCCTCGAGCGAGGCGGTCGCTCCCCGCCCGGTGCCTGCGTCGCGGCGCTAGGCGCCGCTCTGCCCGAAGGTCCACGTTGCAAGATCAGGCCATGCCTGCCAGACTGGCGGTGCATGCGCGATGTCGCCGAAGGAGCGCCATGAGGACCTGTCTTCGATCCGCCCTGCCTCGGTCGCCTTGGCGGCCGGCCGCACTGCTGTGCCTGGCCCTGGCGTCGCCCTGGGCGGTGGCGCAGGCGCCCAGCCACCCCAACATGAACGCGCAATTGCTCGTGGCCGCCCGCCAGTCGGATGCGGCCGCCGTGGAGCACCTGCTGTCGCAGGGCGCGGCGCCCAACTCGCGCAACCGCATTGGCAAGACCGCGTTGATGCTCGCGGCCGAAAAGGGCCAGGCGCAGATCGTCGAGCTGATGCTCAAGGCCGGGGCCGACGTCAACGCGGTGTCGCTCGAGGGCGTGACGGCGCTGATGGGGGCCAGCTATGGCGGCCACGCGGCCGTCGTGCGACGCCTGCTCGCGGCGGGCGCGCGCACCGCGCCGGTCGACCAGATGAAGAAATCGGCCGTCGTCTACGCCGCGGCCCTCGGGCATGCGGACGCGCTGGCGGCGCTGCTCGATGCCGGCACCGACGTCAACGCGCCAGCCGAGCACGGGCTCACGCCGCTCATGTGGGCGGCGGGCCAGGGCCAAGCCGAGGCCGTGCGCCTGCTGCTCGCGCGCGGCGCCCGGCGCGACCTGCGCGACGATCGCGGACTGACCGCGGCCGAAATCGCCCGCCAGACCGGTCATGCCGACGTGGCCGTGCTGCTGGATGCGGCGGCGCCCTGAGGCGCGCGGCGGGATCAGTGGATCACAACCCCCCACGGCAGCTTGCCGACGGTGATGTCGGCCACGCGGGCCGCCTTGTCCACGTCGATCACCGAGACGCTGCCCGAGCGGCCGCAGGCCACGTAGAGCTTCGCGCCGTCGGGCGTGAGCGCCATGTTCCAGGGCCGCTGGCCGACCGGGATCGTCGCGGTCACGCGGTTGCTCGCAGTGTCGATGACCGACACCGTCGCGTCCCCACCGTTGGAGACGAACACGCGCTTGCCGTCGGGGTGCACGGAAATGCCGTTGCTGCGCTTGCCCGCCGCGATCCGCGCGACCACCCGCAGGTTATCGGTATCGATGACCGACACCTCGTCGGCGTTCTCGGCTGCTACGTAGGCACGCTTGCCGTCCGGCGTGAAGCCGATCCCGCGCGGGCGCGCGCCCACGGCCACCTGAGCGACCTGCTTGCGCTGGGCCACGTCGATGATGTCAACCGCGCCGCCTTCTTCCGCGCTCACGAACACGCGCCGGCCGTCGGGCGAGAACACCGCATGCTCGGGGTTCTTGCCGCGCACCGTGACAACGAACGACACCTTCGAGTCCCGCGTGTCGATGAAGGCGACGTCATTGCTCTCCTCGACGGCCGCCACCACCCAGCGCCCGTCGGGCGAGATGCCCACGCCCTCGGGCGATTCGCCGAGAGGGATCTCGCCGGCGCTTCGGCGCTGCGCGAGGTCGAGCAGTACCAGGCGGTTGTTCGGTTGATCGCTCACGTACGCAGTACGGCCGTCGGGACTGATCGCTGTGCCGCGCGGCTTGGTGCCCGCGGGAATCTCGGCCACGACCTTGTCGGTGGCGGTATCGATCACGCTCACCGTGCCCGAGCCTTCGTTGGGCACATAGGCAAAGGGCGCGGCCGCCACCATCGCGGGCAGCGCCAGCGCGCACCAGACTGCCCAGCGGGCGAAGCGGCTCCTAGGTTTCATGCATGCTCCTTCCGCGCCGGATCGCCCGGGCGCCAGCGGTGGGGCGCGCCCGCTTGCCCGCGCGGCAGCATGCGCGAGAACACGGCGTCGCGGTCGACCAGCGCGTGCTTGGCCGCTGCGGCGACGTGCAGCACGATCAGTGCCGTGAACACATAGGCCGTGACGTCGTGCAGCGCGATGAAGAAGGCATACACCGCCGGCAGGTCGGGCCCCCAGGGCGGAAGCGCGATGCCGAAGAAGCGCACGCCCCACTTGCTGAAGTTGGAGCCGAGGTAGCCCCCCAGCGGCATGATCACCATGCAGGCACCCAGGGCCCAGTGCATCCAGTGCGCCGCGCGTTGCTGCCATGCCGGC
Above is a window of Ramlibacter tataouinensis DNA encoding:
- a CDS encoding phosphopantetheine-binding protein, coding for MRTLFLCGVGNGEGMRLALQVNRATERWRRIVLLDDDAGKHGSTRMDLSVAGSFELLREADPALDEVANLVTRTTSGRARARERIAGFRIPFASLVHPGVDLIGAQLAGEVSVYEHAIIGAAASVGRSSVVLVGAVVGHGSQVGQGCVVAPNAVINARVVLEDGVYVGSNASILPDLRIGAGATIGANTLVHCDVPAGATALGVPATLIRASGADTLAAAVEARETSAPTAKADSSVDTATLESDIVAAMREVLSLADVPRSGNFFDLGGTSLKAIQLSRRLGERCGIAADALDVFRFPTVAALAAHYGGASDGAALSLARQRAAMRRR
- a CDS encoding ABC transporter substrate-binding protein; translation: MLLVDDAFDPKRALENAKSLVDEKGVAALFGFVGTAAAGAVLPYVAEKRVPLIAVLSGSPALRTQHHPYFFTTTASYADEVARMVRNLKAVGSTDIAIVYQNAEFNRPTLAVAEKVIREEGAKVTASRPLEANGADAVAVAQGLAALRPHAVIMIASGPSATTYVKAHRAHLGVPIYTSSVSIGSSGLKALGDDARGLAISQVIPYPWRATTPLARDFNLEMEKLGKPVDYDHFAGYINARVLIAGLRAAGKQITPVSLKEGMEKLSKLDVGGHTFSYSPDNHHGTNFVEITVVGPNGNFIR
- a CDS encoding serine hydrolase domain-containing protein, whose product is MYPKLIACLAALACGSAVAQATQLPPPDAVSLDRLGYMSTFPPVGDQIIDQSNRTKYPQMRWVLQHTREFVPTRNVRRGTGPVSPLRVASRDLDGVTFEDDKGQAVTVKQWLDRTYTDAIVVLHRGRVVYERYANQMRPETPHLLFSVTKSFTGVLAAQLAHEGKIDPDALVTKYVPELAGSAWGDMKVRDVMDMTGAVRYREVYTDPSTEVFPYLYASTLLPAPDGYTGPRTIYDFLKTLKKEGEHGEGFVYRTVHSEVLGWIVSRVTGKHFADVLSERLWSRLGMEEDAYVMVDPVGTPLQGAGLNATARDLARFGEMLRSGGRYNGQQVIDRAVIDDLRRGGDREKFKASGMTFRSGYSYHNQWWVLHNADGAFEASGVHNQFIHVNPGAEMVVVKLSSHPVAGAGFTHPLTLKAFAALAQAVRQQH
- a CDS encoding DsbA family oxidoreductase; its protein translation is MKIDFVSDVACPWCAVGLNSLERALGNLGEAVDVELYFRPFELNPQMGPEGEDAAEHLSRKYGLMPEQLARNRAVIRQRGAEVGFEFGDRTRVWNTFDAHRLLHWAGLEGRQRDLKHALLRAYHGRGENPGAQDVLVKAASEAGLDADRARDVLESGRYADEVRAEERHWQQLGIHSVPSVIVNDRHLIQGGQPPEVFEQALRQLAGLSA
- a CDS encoding ankyrin repeat domain-containing protein, with amino-acid sequence MARQLTLMVSALALAAASVQAQSARNERTLSLELVNPLAGVRIAADAAGFGPPFAIVAQVAPAPMEAAAYAGLHAAAWRGDAAAVRRLAAADPRGLDARDGHGRTPLHVATFARQREVIRALAEAGANLNLLEGDRYDAVTIAAVANDEETLRLLLSLGASAKQITSRYDGTALIAAAHLGHAGVVRQLIAAGAPLDHVNNLHWTALIESIVLGDGGPRHRDTLKALIEAGANRNLADRNGQTPLQLARARGYQEMVRLLEAAGAK
- a CDS encoding helix-turn-helix transcriptional regulator; amino-acid sequence: MHASSNRVHPVYSSELSHNERRYGKGCSLILQIYRAAREQPVGSFLDFVLGILRSAVSFDSCRWATVEFGGRTAVTQFVHLQNEPEKLVGDWEAVSNQDPFKALLVANPGRAFMIHSPTFLADPALAPVREYTRRYHHVNGLGAMTQAGSPSHWNTISLFRAKPENQFSEHERRRFQLLMPHLIEALEHNRLNGLRNAGISTGTEVTPASAIACGDGQLAYASDDFISLLQHEWPGWKGHSLPDALYAHFARRGPETFQGRAISVSAKQIDSSMFLSASRLNPLRLLSPREALAARAFGQGLTSKETAKQLQISPATVRVLLQRVYSKLQISDKAQLATLLARHGVPEIQGVRSTAPHVRLG